The genomic DNA GCGCGCGTGCTGGCGGCCGCGTCGTCACCGGCCAAGCTCGACGTGTGCCGCGCCGCGGGCGCCGAGGCCGTCATCGACTACGAAACCGAGGATCTCAAGGAGCGCATCAAGGAGATCACCGGGGGTGGCGCCGATGTGGTGCTCGACCCGGTCGGAGGGCACTACAGCGAGCTCGCACTGCGCGCCACGCGCTGGGGAGGCCGCTTCGTGACGATCGGGTTCGCGTCCGGGGAGATCCCGCGCATCCCGCTCAACCTCGTGTTGCTGAAGGGCGTGATCGTGAAGGGCTTCGAGATCCGCACCTACTCGGAGCACGCACCGGTAGAAGCACGCCGCGATCGTGAAGAGCTCGACGAGCTGTTCCGTGCGGGCAAGATCCGGCCGCACGTGTCGGCCGTCTACCCGCTCGACGGGGTGGGGGCTGCGTTGGCTGATCTCGCCGAACGCCGCGCTGTCGGCAAGATCGTCATCGACCCCAGGTTGGGGTGAGCAACGTGGCAGGACGCGTGCCGCTCCCTGTGCTGCTGCAACGTCGGAGCACCGACGAGTACGCGC from Acidimicrobiia bacterium includes the following:
- a CDS encoding NADPH:quinone oxidoreductase family protein, which translates into the protein MRAARCLAYGPPESVVVEELPDPVPEREQVVVAVEAAALNYPDVLIVANQYQVSMPPPFIPGSEYAGTVSVVGSDVTDFAPGNRVFGTAFVGACAEMVCVSAGALRPIPDGVTAAEAAAFGVVYQTAYHALRSVAAVEPAEWVVVLGAAGGVGLASVELARMLGARVLAAASSPAKLDVCRAAGAEAVIDYETEDLKERIKEITGGGADVVLDPVGGHYSELALRATRWGGRFVTIGFASGEIPRIPLNLVLLKGVIVKGFEIRTYSEHAPVEARRDREELDELFRAGKIRPHVSAVYPLDGVGAALADLAERRAVGKIVIDPRLG